A stretch of DNA from Pseudomonadota bacterium:
GGGCCGACTCCTTCAGATCGAAGCCGGCGGAGAAGGCGCGGCCGGCGCCGTGAATGACGATGGCGTGGATGTCGGGCCGGCCGGCGAAGCCGTCGAGCGCGACCGACACTTCCTGCATCAGCACCGAGTTGAGCGCGTTCAGCGCCTGCGGCCGGTCGAGGGTGATGACCCCGACGCCGCCTTCCGCACGCGTTTTGATGCAGGTTTCCGCCATGCCCCCCGCGCCCTTGCTGGGCGATCCTACGGTGGCGGCCTCTTCAGGCGCAAGGCGCCGGGTCGTTCACGGATTTCGCGCCGATCCGTCGGCTTTGTCGTCGTCCAAGTGGAAGCGCCTGAGCCCGGTCAGGGCGAGGATGCTCAAGAGGATGAAGACGGGAACCGTCCTCAAATAGCGGCCGGCCAAACGGCCGGGCTCGCTCGCCAGGCGAAATACCCATTCGAGGCCGGATCGTTGCATCCACCGCGGCGCCTGCGGCTTGCGGCCCGAGAGGAAATCGAAGGCCGCACCCACCCCGACCATGGCCGCCGCACCGGCATGGGGGAAATGCCGCGCCATCCAGCGCTCCTGCTTGGGCGAGCCGAGGCCGACCCAGACGATCTCGGCGCCGGCGGCTCGCATCGCCTCCAGCGAACGCTGGTCGATGCCGGCCTCAGTGTCGGCGGGTGGCGGGGCGTAGATGCCGACCGGCTGAAATTCGGGATAGCGCTTGCCCAAGGCCGACGCCAGCGCTTCGGCTACGCCCGGACCGCCGCCCAGGAGAAAATGCCGCTTCCTTCGCAGCGTTTCGTCGGCGATGACAGCAGCCATGAGGTCAGGTCCGTAGACCCGCGAGACCTCTCTGTAGCCGAGCGCCCAGCAGAACCAGACCAGCGGCATGCCGTCGGGTGTGACCATGCCCGCCTGGTTGTGGATCGCCTTGAACTCCCGATCGTGCTGGCTCAGCACCACGCCATGGGCATCGCGGATGCAAACATAGCCGCCCCTTCCGGATTCGACCCAGGTGCGGATGGTCCGGACCGCGGCCTGCATGTCGACGCGGCTCACGCCTACGCC
This window harbors:
- a CDS encoding WecB/TagA/CpsF family glycosyltransferase; the protein is MQAAVRTIRTWVESGRGGYVCIRDAHGVVLSQHDREFKAIHNQAGMVTPDGMPLVWFCWALGYREVSRVYGPDLMAAVIADETLRRKRHFLLGGGPGVAEALASALGKRYPEFQPVGIYAPPPADTEAGIDQRSLEAMRAAGAEIVWVGLGSPKQERWMARHFPHAGAAAMVGVGAAFDFLSGRKPQAPRWMQRSGLEWVFRLASEPGRLAGRYLRTVPVFILLSILALTGLRRFHLDDDKADGSARNP